The region GAAGCTGTGCGTAGATCACACAATCTTTATCTTTTTAATCTTGTTTACAGGATTAAGAGGATAGAGTGTCGACTATAGTTCAAGGCCGAGATATCTGCTTTTAACTATAAGGTGTTGACTAAAACACCTTAAAAAATTAGTCATTCATCGGTCGGGACAACTCCAAGAATTTATCTCAAATTGAAACCCAAAAAGCGCTTAAGCGCTTTTTGGGTTTTGCCACTCCCAGGCGAATTTTGCACTTGACAAGTTATATCATGTACGCTATTGTGTACATATAATAATATCAATAAATATATGAGCACAAAAACCACTATTTCAATTTCTGAAGCCAGAAAAAGAATTTTTCAACTTACCAAAGAAGTGCAAAGACCATCAGTGTTTTACACCTTGACCGACAATGGTAGGCCAAAAGCAGTTATAATGTCTGCCCAGGATTTTGAATCTTGGCAGGAAACCTTAGAAGTAATGAATATCTTTCCTAACTGGAAAAAGAACATAGAAAAGGCAAGAGAAGATTATAAGAAAGGCCGTACTGTTTCTTTAGAAAAATTACTTTTCAAAGATGGTTTCGTATTACAGAAAAAAGCAAATAAAAGGCCGAAGCATGTATAAAGTAGAAATTTCCAGAGCAGCGCAAAAAGATTTAA is a window of Patescibacteria group bacterium DNA encoding:
- a CDS encoding type II toxin-antitoxin system Phd/YefM family antitoxin; amino-acid sequence: MSTKTTISISEARKRIFQLTKEVQRPSVFYTLTDNGRPKAVIMSAQDFESWQETLEVMNIFPNWKKNIEKAREDYKKGRTVSLEKLLFKDGFVLQKKANKRPKHV